The Balneola sp. DNA segment TCTTACCGATGAAGGCCTGATCGATGATTTGGTATTGGAAGAAAACGCAAAGCACCTGGTCTATAGCAGAACCTTTGTATTGAAAACAGTGTACGGCCGTGGTGATGATTCGGAGTATGAATTCTATAAACTGAACCTGGAGGATATGTCGGTTGATACCTTGCTAGAACGCACGACTGATTATCCTAACTGGGATTGGAATAATGCCGGAAGTGCCTACGCTTATGAGGAAGACGGCAAAATTTTTATTCAACAAGCAGAAACCTCTTCTCCCAGAGAAATCACTGCTGGAGCGTATGAATTCATTGCAGATGAAGATACAACTGAACTCGAGTTTTCTGTGCTTAGATGGCATCCACAGGATCAGAAGATTCTATTGCAGTCGGAAAAAGGGTATCACTTAAGTGGATTGGATAGCGGCTCGGTTGAAATGGTTTATACCTTCCCTAAAAATCCCAATAAAGCACCAAGAAGATGGATAGCTCATTGGTCGCAGGATGGGGCGTACCTGTACTTGGGTTATTCAGCTCGTGATAAATGGGAGCGTGGAATTACACGGTACAACCTCGAAACTCAAAGCATGGAAGATCTTCGCATCGACGGAGATGTATATTCAGGCTGGGTTTTTCCTGAAGAGTCAGATGTAATTTTTTTCGAGCAGAGTGATGGAGCTCATCCTAATGAATTATTTGTTGCAGATGCTCAAATGCAAAATGTACGTCAGCTTACTCAGATACATGATTGGGCGGCCAATAAGCAACTGGCAACTTCCGAGCTCATCCAATACACCGATATTGATGGAGATACACTGTATGGGGTGCTTTATTATCCAGTAGATTATGAGGAAGGTAAACGATATCCACTGGTAGCTTATGTGTATGAGACCTTTTTCAATAATGGATTTAATACCTTTATCAATATCCTTACGGCCCAAAATTACTTTGTACTTCGTCCATCCGTGGATTTAGAGCGTGGGTATCCGGGCGAAGCCTGGATGAAAGGGGTAATGCCAGCCATCAATAAACTGGTAGACCGGGGATTAGTGGACCCAAATAAGCTAGGCGTTCAGGGGATTTCTTATGGTGGGTATGCAGCCAATCTCTTAATTACCCAAACAGATCGATTTGCTGCTGCCATAAATACTTCTGGTAAGGTTAACATTATATCATTCCTTGGTGATTCTCCTAAAATCACGACACGAAATTACAACGCCGCAGAAGTTGGACAGGATCGCATAGGGCAATCTCTATGGGAAGCGGAAGACAAATACATTGCACATTCAGCAGTGATGTATGCCGACCGAATCAAAACTCCATTACTAATGCTAACCGGTGAAGGCGACTGGAACGTGCCTGAAACCAATCAGCGTGAAATGTACTATGCACTTCGTCGCCTGGATAAGAAAGTGAAATGGGTACATTATCGTTATGGTGGTCATGGGGCTGGTCGTGCCGGGCGTGTTGAAGATTATTAT contains these protein-coding regions:
- a CDS encoding S9 family peptidase; the encoded protein is MGKTLTLITAAILFISLSAVQAQEKTKFEIADGLKAQNISVSAVTKDGKFVVVRVAGRGDRLGVNHDRFADPTYVQKNTAEYLLIDTESGEQEELLPPGSQVSGFFFSNDDSKLAYLKLVDQRYQLFVYEVNRNRHRQIKPKTDLELSDYFLYWHPDDSAIIVGLRAENWRAKADSMYKELAEGPITVQTSDSTTLAWARVWSQERKNHVASINLSNRNVTILTDEGLIDDLVLEENAKHLVYSRTFVLKTVYGRGDDSEYEFYKLNLEDMSVDTLLERTTDYPNWDWNNAGSAYAYEEDGKIFIQQAETSSPREITAGAYEFIADEDTTELEFSVLRWHPQDQKILLQSEKGYHLSGLDSGSVEMVYTFPKNPNKAPRRWIAHWSQDGAYLYLGYSARDKWERGITRYNLETQSMEDLRIDGDVYSGWVFPEESDVIFFEQSDGAHPNELFVADAQMQNVRQLTQIHDWAANKQLATSELIQYTDIDGDTLYGVLYYPVDYEEGKRYPLVAYVYETFFNNGFNTFINILTAQNYFVLRPSVDLERGYPGEAWMKGVMPAINKLVDRGLVDPNKLGVQGISYGGYAANLLITQTDRFAAAINTSGKVNIISFLGDSPKITTRNYNAAEVGQDRIGQSLWEAEDKYIAHSAVMYADRIKTPLLMLTGEGDWNVPETNQREMYYALRRLDKKVKWVHYRYGGHGAGRAGRVEDYYHHWETVLDWYEEHFFPEEDEE